A genome region from Scleropages formosus chromosome 6, fSclFor1.1, whole genome shotgun sequence includes the following:
- the zfyve16 gene encoding zinc finger FYVE domain-containing protein 16, with protein MDGYFRAAVCDLDKLLDDFEQNTDDVECRSATLTLPVGIVSDPSPGTDTFVPESSNPATTANINSLLYGSSVKCCGPPSYNYKDNEAKARPFTGVDLLSSVDNRTAQTPPCPGRALKPVCDLVNDTGSALLWSNRDDALKELDIIEKQLEEQLLVDFDSPVVPLPGNVSLASADSTLWKESPVEVSLLEQDTHQHLITRELPSSLGLLDISLPAVAESGSGPHVAVSTGNSDVLESLENDMDHFCNERTSEMPPSFVEEEEPSYSLRDETVSQSGQSSGDDDGKEQVSNNNADVLEAREPLHWNDDHLAQESENAIWLECSGGEMGSSPRQESSLSCLPVAVSMCGSLVASLESQKKVEPEVQENTDPVFPDSHVTETITIPEVQQCTPVVDKPVSHDNFSPADAFGEEVDRSITATDRGVTTSSHLGESQALSLEGDLGSRTLADEAVSPIAGESPRTPLPYSFVDSILSEIEKADTVVTDEELDAFLRAQRDDNPSAAPEEECTDEGFSELNADLVPSQDGLMEGECENYSGKQDRLAILDHDQNSLTGEESRDSDLSHSQDIHHRRADLIKNVSEEPTSPADSQHSHFGGARPKQLCGQPPRMLSSLETQEHGRTEARDLHSGSSVVKNNQSLTAPATLKEAPSHCDMNSSYPCEDDSEIGVGYDELSEPPPYLEVPEKDRADPLTKNIIRDAEGLGLRQPLWMPDSEAPNCMNCLQKFTFTRRRHHCRACGKVYCAVCCSRKCRLKYLEKEARVCVACYEAIRQAQAFERMMSPTGPGPNPNVPSEYCSTIPPMQQAQAAGTINSPPPTVMVPTSVLKHPGMEGFPREQRRVWFADGILPNGEFADTTWLSVGGRRTSQELSPVSLEPPVSVGKAVTPGAWSAEEHADLETVPGLRGALGGTAAALELPGGAERSPIRGPWDYSLLCSIDSLVEKAPSLLPEDEEGLPPLLLLAGEEDGGDMLVEERPAHSQVLQLLEEGGPRPLTFVLNANLLINVKLITYSRKKCWCFSSNGLQGVGQKELVFVIQCLPEEMAVPRDIFALYISTYRDAERGNFVEDLGNITFTESFLGSKEHGGFLFFRPTFQCLEGLPLPHAPYLFGVLIQKLEVPWAKVFPLRLFLRLGVEYGVYPSALVSVRYRKAVFTENGHTIMNLLADLRNYQYSLSVVEGLRIHMEMGNVYIDIPKSKFNEMLKVLNSSNEHVISMSASFSTQADSHLVCVQNEDGAYHTQANSVAGTTRKVTGASFVVFNGALKASSGFIAKSSIVEDGLMVQIPRDTMDALRQAFRDQADFQIPCGKADTGEVWEKVNVRWVDWTPPSTGTPSPVDHRSLEGAVSVRVQQETEFEAEGKTIKCTEVFYHLKSPAASFPTTLSSHSHFLVEIATAGCAALCPHLSVLKTSGINCLGLRVSVDADMVEYQAGSGGSLLPQRYMNELDSALIPVIHGGSSSIPQQPMDLEFIFYITEGLC; from the exons ATGGACGGCTacttcagagctgctgtttgTGACTTGGACAAGCTGTTGGATGACTTTGAACAGAACACAG ATGATGTGGAATGCAGATCTGCAACACTGACGCTTCCTGTTGGCATCGTTTCTGACCCTTCGCCAGGAACAGACACCTTTGTTCCCGAATCATCAAATCCAGCAACTACAGCCAACATCAACTCCTTATTGTATGGTTCCTCTGTCAAGTGCTGTGGTCCTCCAAGTTACAATTATAAAGACAATGAGGCAAAAGCAAGGCCTTTCACAGGCGTGGACCTTTTGTCTTCTGTAGACAACAGAACAGCTCAAACACCTCCTTGTCCGGGCAGGGCTTTGAAGCCGGTGTGCGACTTGGTAAATGATACTGGCTCTGCTTTGCTTTGGTCCAATAGGGATGATGCCCTGAAGGAACTTGATATAATTGAGAAGCAGCTAGAAGAGCAACTGTTGGTAGACTTTGATTCTCCGGTTGTTCCTCTGCCTGGAAATGTGTCTCTGGCAAGTGCTGACAGCACTCTTTGGAAGGAATCTCCTGTAGAAGTTAGCTTGCTGGAGCAGGACACACACCAGCATCTAATTACCAGAGAGCTTCCGTCGTCATTGGGCCTGCTGGATATTTCTTTGCCTGCCGTTGCAGAGAGCGGCAGTGGGCCTCATGTTGCTGTTTCGACGGGTAACTCGGATGTCCTGGAATCTTTAGAGAATGACATGGATCATTTCTGTAATGAGAGAACTTCTGAAATGCCACCCAGCTTTGTGGAAGAGGAAGAGCCTTCATATTCTTTGAGAGACGAGACGGTAAGCCAAAGTGGTCAAAGCAGTGGAGATGATGATGGTAAAGAACAAGTTTCAAACAACAATGCTGATGTTCTGGAAGCACGTGAACCTCTGCACTGGAATGATGACCACTTGGCTCAGGAGTCTGAAAATGCAATATGGCTGGAATGCTCAGGCGGTGAGATGGGCAGCTCTCCTCGACAAGAGTCTTCATTGTCCTGTCTCCCAGTGGCTGTGTCCATGTGTGGATCACTTGTGGCATCCTTGGAATCTCAGAAGAAAGTGGAGCCCGAGGTCCAGGAAAATACTGATCCTGTATTTCCAGACTCCCATGTCACAGAGACCATCACTATCCCTGAGGTTCAGCAGTGTACTCCTGTAGTGGATAAACCTGTAAGCCATGATAACTTCAGCCCTGCTGATGCTTTTGGCGAGGAAGTAGATCGGTCAATCACAGCAACGGACAGAGGGGTAACAACATCCTCCCATTTGGGCGAAAGTCAGGCTTTGTCACTGGAAGGTGACTTAGGTTCAAGGACCCTTGCAGATGAAGCGGTTTCTCCCATTGCTGGGGAGAGTCCAAGAACTCCCTTGCCATACTCATTTGTAGACAGCATCTTGTCTGAAATTGAGAAGGCCGATACGGTGGTCACCGATGAGGAACTAGATGCTTTTTTGAGGGCGCAGCGTGACGACAATCCCTCTGCCGCGCCAGAGGAAGAATGCACCGATGAAGGTTTTTCAGAATTAAATGCTGACCTTGTTCCATCTCAAGATGGATTAATGGAGGGAGAGTGTGAGAATTACTCAGGGAAACAGGATAGACTTGCTATATTAGACCATGACCAAAATTCTCTGACAGGGGAGGAAAGTAGAGACTCTGACTTGTCTCATTCTCAGGACATTCATCATAGGAGGGCAGAtcttattaaaaatgtcagtgaagaACCTACCAGTCCAGCTGACAGCCAGCATTCTCACTTTGGGGGGGCAAGACCCAAGCAGTTGTGTGGACAGCCACCAAGGATGTTGTCCAGCCTCGAAACTCAGGAACATGGAAGGACTGAGGCGAGGGATCTTCACAGCGGAAGCTCGGTGGTGAAGAACAACCAGTCCCTTACGGCTCCAGCCACCCTTAAGGAAGCCCCCAGCCACTGTGACATGAATTCCAGTTACCCTTGTGAAGATGACAGTGAGATTGGTGTTGGCTATGATGAGCTTTCTGAGCCGCCACCATATCTAGAGGTTCCGGAGAAGGATAGGGCTGATCCCTTGACCAAGAACATAATACGTGATGCTGAGGGTCTAGGCCTGAGGCAACCACTCTGGATGCCAGATTCTGAGGCTCCAAACTGCATGAACTGCCTGCAGAAGTTTACGTTCACTAGGAGGAGGCACCACTGTCGAGCTTGTGGCAAG gtgtactgtgctgtgtgctgcagcaggaaatgCAGGTTAAAGTACCTGGAGAAAGAGGCCAGAGTGTGTGTTGCCTGCTATGAAGCCATTCGCCAAG CCCAAGCATTTGAGAGGATGATGAGTCCTACAGGCCCCGGCCCCAACCCCAATGTCCCGTCCGAATACTGCTCTACCATCCCTCCCATGCAACAAGCTCAGGCAGCTGGGACCATCAACTCACCCCCACCCACCGTCATGGTGCCCACTTCTGTCCTTAAGCACCCTGGTATGGAAG GTTTCCCTCGAGAGCAGAGGAGAGTCTGGTTTGCTGATGGGATTCTGCCAAATGGGGAATTTGCAGACACCACTTGGCTCTCAGTGGGGGGCAGGAGGACCTCCCAAGAGTTGAGTCCTGTGAGCCTGGAGCCCCCAGTG AGTGTCGGCAAGGCAGTGACCCCTGGTGCCTGGTCTGCGGAGGAGCACGCTGATTTGGAGACGGTTCCGGGGCTCAGGGGGGCTCTGGGTGGAACTGCAGCAGCCCTTGAACTGCCAGGTGGGGCTGAGCGATCCCCCATCAGAGGGCCTTGGGATTACAGCCTCTTGTGCTCCATCGATAGCCTTGTGGAGAAGGCCCCCAGCTTGTTAcctgaggatgaggagggacTGCCTCCGCTGCTTCTCCTTGCTGGGGAGGAGGATGGTGGAG ATATGTTGGTGGAAGAACGTCCTGCACATAGCCAGGTCCTGCAGCTCCTGGAAGAGGGTGGGCCACGACCTTTGACCTTTGTCCTCAATGCCAATCTCTTGATTAATGTGAAGCTCATTACCT ACTCTAGAAAGAAGTGCTGGTGCTTCAGCTCCAATGGGCTGCAGGGAGTCGGCCAGAAGGAGCTCGTGTTTGTCATCCAGTGCCTCCCCGAGGAGATGGCGGTACCTCGTGACATCTTTGCATTGTACATCAGCACCTACCGGGATGCAGAGAGAG GGAACTTTGTGGAGGACTTGGGAAACATCACTTTCACCGAGAGCTTCTTGGGAAGCAAGGAGCACGGCGGCTTCCTCTTCTTTCGGCCCACCTTTCAGTGCCTGGAGGGCCTCCCGCTGCCTCATGCTCCCTACCTCTTTGGGGTCCTCATCCAGAAGCTGGAGGTGCCCTGGGCCAAAGTGTTCCCTCTGCGCCTGTTCCTGCGACTCGGGGTTGAGTACGGCG TGTACCCCAGTGCACTTGTGAGCGTGAGGTACCGCAAGGCTGTCTTCACAGAGAATGGACACACCATCATGAACTTACTTGCT GACCTCAGAAACTACCAGTACAGCCTTTCAGTAGTGGAGGGGCTGCGGATACACATGGAGATGGGCAACGTGTACATCGACATCCCCAAGTCCAAGTTCAACGAG ATGCTCAAAGTGCTCAATTCGTCCAATGAACATGTCATCAGCATGAGCGCCAGCTTCAGCACGCAAGCGGACTCCCACCTGGTGTGTGTCCAGAATGAGGATGGCGCCTATCACACGCAAGCCAACAGTGTGGCGGGGACCACCCGGAAAG TGACGGGAGCCAGTTTTGTGGTGTTCAATGGAGCCCTTAAAGCCTCTTCGGGCTTCATCGCCAAGTCCAGCATCGTTGAAG ACGGCCTCATGGTCCAGATTCCACGAGACACCATGGACGCCCTGCGGCAGGCATTCCGCGACCAGGCAGACTTCCAGATACCCTGCGGCAAGGCAGACACGGGAGAGGTTTGGGAAAAGGTCAACGTGCGCTGGGTGGACTGGACACCACCGAGCACCGG TACGCCGAGTCCCGTGGACCACAGGTCTCTGGAAGGAGCCGTCAGTGTCCGAGTGCAGCAGGAGACGGAGTTTGAGGCTGAAGGAAAGACCATCAAGTGCACCGAA GTGTTTTATCATCTCAAGAGCCCTGCGGCTTCCTTCCCGACAACGCTGTCCTCCCACAGCCACTTCCTGGTCGAGATCGCCACTGCAGGCTGCGCCGCCCTTTGCCCCCACCTTTCCGTTCTCAAGACCAGTGGAATCAACTGTCTTGGCCTGCGCGTCTCCGTGGATGCAGACATG GTGGAGTACCAGGCTGGTTCTGGAGGCTCTCTCCTGCCCCAGAGGTACATGAATGAGCTGGACAGCGCCCTTATACCAGTCATCCACGGCGGCAGCTCCAGCATCCCCCAGCAGCCTATGGACTTGGAGTTTATCTTCTACATCACAGAGGGGCTCTGCTGA